TGGAAGTTTTAACAATTCTACGGTATTATTTGCCAATTCTTCTACGCTAAACCTGTTATTTTTGGTTAAATAATCGTAAGCCGTTTCATTTTCATTTATCCCAGAAATAGAGGCGGAATATTGTGTATATTTTTCCTCTATATCTACACCATTTGAATTTATTATTCTGGTTTGTGCCATGGAGCTCCCTATGCCCCCGCCTGTGATGGTAATATTATTTTCCTCCAATATATTTTTCATAGCTCTTAAATCCTCTATTAGCTGGTTTTCGTCTAAATCTAATATTTCTTTATAATATGTTCCTTTTGGGTTTGGATATTTTGATTTAGGTTCGGGTTGTGCTAATGTGGTATAGGAGTCAAATACAAGATTTTCCATAGCTTTATAAATTACCTTTTCATTTTCCTGCGAAGAGAAGGCAAAACCTACTTTTTTATCCTTTATTACCCTTACACCAATACCAAAATCTTTTGATATATCCACACAATCCAAACTATCTCCGTCTAAATCTGCACTAATCCCGTCTGTTTTTTCGATGTAAATATCTACTTCAAAATTGTTTTTTTCTCCAATTTTTAATATTTTATCTATTAAATAATCCATTATTACACCATTTGAATTTATTATTTTGTTTATTAATTGTTGTAAATTTAATTAATTAAATAAATAAGCCGTGAAAAAATAAAAATAAAAATTATTAAAATAAAAATAAAATATGTATTATTTATTCAAATATGAACTCTACATCTGATAATCTTCTTTTTACTTCATTTAATATTCTATCCTCTTCTTCCTCGGACACTTCCCCGTCTTTAAATGCTGGGAAACATGCAGCCATTCTTACGAAATGTCCAGCATCGTCCCAAGGTACAGTAGAAACTAATTTTTCTTTTATTAAATAATGTGAAAACTCCTCTCCGCTGTTGAATATATGACCGCATTTTGTTCCCTTTGGAGCTTTTATATATAAATAGAATGTTCCGCCAGGCATCTTAGCATCAAATCCTACTTCATTTAGTAAATTAACCATTTTATTTAATCTTCTTTCGTATTTTGCCCTCGTCCTTTCTGTGATTTCTGGATGTTCTAAGCAATATATTCCAGCTTTTTGAATTGGTATAAATTGACCGCTGTCAAAATTGTCTTTAACTGTTGCAAATCCGCTTACAATTAAATCATTACCTACAACAAAAGCCAACCTCCAACCTGTCATGTTGTATGCTTTTGAAAAACTGTGTATTTCTACTCCAACATCTTTTGCACCATCAATTGATAAAAATGATAATGGTTCGCCGTTGTAAGTGAGAGCTCCATAGGCTGCATCTTGAACAACAATTATATTATTTTCTTTTGCAAATTGCACAACTTCCTCATAAAATTCTTTTGTTGCCTGAGCTCCTGTTGGGTTGTTGGGGTAATTTAAATATAATATTTTTGCTTTCTCTTTTATATCGTCAGGAATACTTTTTAAATCTGGTAAAAATTTATTTTCCTCTAAAAGTGGCATGTTATAAACTTCTCCTCCATACCACTCCGTATGCGTAGCACTTACAGGATAGCCAGGAACTGTCATAAGTATTACATCTCCTGGATTAATAAATACTGATGTGATATATGCCAATGCAGGTTTTGACCCCATTGAGTGAATTACCTCTGTTTTTGGGTCAATTCCATCTACCCCATATACTTCTTTCATATATTTAGCAACAGCCTCCTTTAATTCATCTATACCGTTGTCGGCATATCCTCTATTTTCGTGTTTTTTAGCCTCATTGTATAATGTTTCAATTACCTCTTTATCGGCCATTTCATCAGGTTCGCCAACACCCATATCTATTAATTCAATATCTGGATATTTGGCTTTTGCCTCCATTTTTGCCCTTTTAATTTTTTCAAATTTATATATTACATCATCTTTTCCGAAATTTTTTCCACCAATTCGTTCAGCAAATAGGTTTTGAATATAGCTTTCCATTTTAGCACCTTTATTATATTTTAATAATTTATTGCAATTTTATTATAATTTTATATTTTATATGTTTAATTATTTAGCATGATATTTTATCAAGGAGCTCCTACACAATATATAATATATTGCTTTATATTATCTATATTATTTATGTTATCTATATATATTATCCTATTGTATTTTATTGTTATGAAGACATATAAAAGATATATAAATTTTTAATAAATATATTTGTCCTGTTTATTTTATGGCAAGGTGAAATAATGAAAATAGCTATTGTAGGCGGAGGAACCTCTGGACTTTTATCTGCATTGGCACTTGAAAAAGAAGGTCATGAAGTATTGGTCTTTGAGAAAAATATCATCGGCGGATTATGTAGGAGCGAAACTATTGATGGCTATACTATGGATATAGGGGTTCATGCAATAACAATGTTAAATGATGGACCATTGGTACGAATTTTAAAAAAATATTCAAATTATTTGCCAAATTTTAGGCCTTATGGGGATTATTATGTAAGGACTGATGATTTATATAGGATACCTGTATCCATGCAAGAAATAACTACGACACCAGTTATTCCTAAACTCGACAAAGTATTAATTACCTCCAAAATATTGGATTTGATGACATCAGGATTTTCAAAGGAGACATCAGTTTATGAAGTTATTCAAGATATAAATTTAAGCGATGAATCATATAACTTTTTTGATACCATATGTTATTTTTTAAGCGGGGAGAATACTAAAAAAACGCCGTTGTGGAGATTATTTACTGGTGCAGGATATATCCCCGAGGACGATATAATACCATTTATATATAAAGATTTAAAGATAAATCCATTGAAATTATCCATATTTAAAAAATTTAATAGAAATAGAATAAAAAAGATATTGGATGATGGGTTTTTAGTATCTATTAAACATGGTTCTAAAAATTATATTAATAAATTCGTAAATAAAGATAGATACTGGTCCCAAGGTTACCCTATGGGCGGGGTTCAGTCAATATTAAATTGTATACTATATTCATTGGATAAAATCCAAATAAAAATGGAAGAAGTAAATAAAATCGTTGAAAATAATAATTATAACAATAAAAGGAATAATAAAAATACAAAATCGAAGATTTTGAATAAAAATAAAAGATACATAATTAAAACAGATAAAAATGAATATTATGCCGACATTGTTATATATTCTGCCCCCTCGAGATATCTTCCCGATATTACAAATATAGAAGAAATTCAAAATATTAAGAATGATTTAAAAAATATAAAATATACAAAATCATTAACTGTATGGATAGGACATAGCGAAAACCCATTAAATTATATTGGTTCAGAAATTTGGATTGATTATCCTTGTTGGGCAACATGCACTTCAAATTATGATAAAAATTTAGCACCTAATGGAAAACATCTTTTAGGATTTTCGTTTGTAAATGAAAAAAAAGAAAATGCTCTTAATATTATAGAAAATAAATTAAACATAAATCTCGATAACGCAGATATGATTCATTTTCAAGAATATATTCCAGAACAGGCATCTTGTGCCATTGGTCAGTTTTTTGCCTACCCTAAAATTAGAGACGATTTTTATATAGTTGGAACAGATGCTGACCCGCGAAGTATGGGAATTACAAGGGCTTCGTATTCTGTCGAGGTTATGCTTTCAGAGTTTAAAAACAGTTTTAATAATGAGATAACGAATAATAAATAACAATAACAGCAATACAATAAATATAGTAAGTTCAAAAACTGTCCCATATTAGTCCAAAATAATTAAGTGGAATGGATTATAACTATGAAATATGGTTTTATTTTCGCCACCATAGTGTGAAACAGTTCGAAGATTGACTATAATATAAAATTAAATAAAAATAAAATTAGAATATATAAATAAAAATAAAAAAACACTAAAAAGGGATAATATGAAAATATTAGAACGGAGTTTAAAAACCTGCCCAATAGTTCAAAGGGGAGAATATACTTACTTCATACATCCCATATCAGACGGAGTTCCATTAATAAAACCAGATTTGATAAGGGAAATTACCACAGAAATTATTAAAATAGGGGATTTAAATGTGGATAAAATAATCACTGCTGAGGCTATGGGAATACCACTTGCAACAGCAATTTCACTATGTACAGATATCCCATATGCAATTATACGAAAAAGAGAGTATAAATTAGATGGGGAAATTGCAGTCCATCAGGAAACAGGATATAGTAAAGGAGAATTATATTTAAATGGAGTTAATAAAGGAGATAAAGTAATAATTGTAGATGATGTATTATCTACGGGTGGAACGATAATAGCTTTAATTGAAGCACTACGAAAAGCAGGGGCCGAAATAAAGGACATAATTTGTGTAATTGAAAGAGGAGATGGCAAAAAAATCGTAAAAGAAAAAACAGGCCATACCGTAAAAACACTTATGAAAATAGATGTAATTGATGGAAAAGTTGTAATTTTATAATAATTTTATTTTTATTTTTTGGGAGCTCCCAAAAATACTACACAAAAACACCACATATATAAAATTGATAATATGATGAGAATACTTGATTTAGATTTAGATTTCTTTTTAAATAAAATAGTGTTTTGGAAGAAAAACAATAAACGACTAAATGAAAAAGATTATATCCCTTGGAAAAAGGACAAATTAATTAATTTTTTAGAAAATCAATGCAATTTATCAAAAGATAACAAAATAGATGGTAGAATAGTTAAAAAACATCATGAAGCATTTTATTTTTGGAATGAATTGATAAATAACAACAAATTAAAAACTCCTTTTGAAGTAGTTCATGTAGATGCCCACGCCGATTTAGGAATGGGGGACAATTCTTATGATTATATTGTTGGGGAGCTCCTAAAAATACCGCCACAAAAAAGAAATAATCCGCAATATATAGATAAATACATGAATGAAGGAAATTATATGGCTTTTGCAATAGCTAACCGTTGGATAAGTAAATTAACATATATTACCCACCCGTCGGGTGGAAATGATATTTTAAAAGAATATTTAATAGATAATGAAATAACAAATAATATTAAATTAAATAATGATGAGCCAGTTGTGGAATTTGAAAAAATTCAGGGCAAAGATTATATTGACAATGGTAAATATTTTGATTATATCGTATTATCTATTTCACCAAGATATACGCCAAAAAGTGCAGATAAATTAATCCCAGTATTTAAAGAATATATAAATGAGATTTAAGGTGATTAAATGCCATTAAACATAAATCCATCAAAAATAGTTTGCGTGGGATTAAATTATGTTGACCACGCCAAAGAGTTAAACATGGAGCTCCCAAAAGAACCAATAATTTTTTTAAAACCGACCTCTTCAATAATTTATAATGATGATAAAATAATAATACCTCCTCAATCAAATCGAGTAGATTATGAAGTAGAATTGGCAATTGTTATTGGAAAAAAATGCAAAAATATAAAAAAGAAAGATGCTCTAAATTACATAAAAGGATATACTATATTAAATGATATAACTGCGAGAGATTTGCAGGAAAAAGACGGGCAATGGACAAGGGCAAAATCATTTGATACATTTTGTCCAATTGGACCAAAAATAGTTAAGGAAGGTATTGACCCAAATAATTTAAATATTCAATTAAAAGTAAATGGGGAACTAAAACAGAAATCCAACACACATAATATGATATTTTCAATTGAGGAAATTGTAGAATTTGTTTCTTCAATTATGGCATTATATCCTGACGATATAATTTCAACAGGGACTCCTCCAAATGTTGGGAAATTAAATAAAGGAGATGTTGTTGAGGCAGAAATTGAAGGAATTGGCACTTTAAGAAATGTTGTTGAATAATAGTTAAATCTTCAATAACTGTCCTTTATTTGTTCTAAATAATCAACTAATTTATTTATTGGTAATGAAGATATTAGCTTTAATAAGATCTCTAAATTTTGCTCTGAAAAATTTATACGACATTAAAAATTCCTCCGGAATTTTGGGTCGTAAAAACTCCTTCGGAGTTTTGAGATCGTAAAAATCGCTTTGCGATTTTGAGATAGTTTAATGAAAAAGACCGAAGATTAACTATAATATTTTTTACATTTTATTTATATATGGCGATATTATGAACAGGGAGCTCCATAAAAAAATATATTCTCCAAGAATATATAGAAAAATTGAATTTATAGTATTATTATGCACTTTGGAAATTATTATTTCTTTTGTAATATCCACATATAATCCTCCGTATGAAGCATTATTATTTAAATTAGATTTTTTTTCCATCTCATTTTTAACTTTTGAGTTTATATATAGGTTTGTTGGGTCAAAAAATAAAACAAAGTTTTTTAAAGATAAATATAATCTTATAGATGCTTTTGTTATTGTGGCTTTTATAATGTATTTATTGGAGGCAACTTTAACCCATGTAATTGTCAGTCTTAGAATAATTAATGCCGTTAGGGTATTAATGGTATTGAGGGCAATAAAATTTAAGGAGCTCCGGCTTAGCAATGAAACCATTAATTTCATTACAATATTTACATTTAGTTTTATACTATCCTGCTTTATCTGGTTGGTAGAACATGAAGTAAATCCAGGCATAAATAATTTTGGGGATGCCTTTTATTTTACGGTGGTATCTTTAACTACAATAGGATACGGGGATATAACACCTATGACATCAGAGGGAAAGCTTATAATAGTTTTAGCTGTGCTTTATGTAATATCCGGATTGGTCTCTAAGGCAAAAGGGTTTTTGCATGAGGAACATCGGCTATATTATGAAAATAAAAAGATAAAAAAGAAAATCAGCTAATAAAAATTAATTAAAAGTGGCATACAATATGAAAACGACCGAAGATTAGCTGTAAAAATTATTATCAAAAGTATAAAATTATTAAAATAAATATAAAATAAAATATTAAAAAATTAAAAAAAATAATAAATTAATTTAATTATTTACCTAATTTTTTGTTAGCTCTAATTCCAGGTCTTACTTTTTCAGCACCTTTTCCTTTATTCATTAATCCTCTTCCTTTTTTACCTGCGGAAGTTAAACCTCTGAATACTCTGTTGGTGTGTTTTCCAGTGCATAAATTTTTGTAAGATGAATCGTTTTTAATTGATGGATGATTAACATCTATTAATATAACTTCATACCATTTTCTTTTTCCATCTTCTCCTACTGAGTAAGAGTTTAATACCTCTAAGTTAGGGTATCTTTTTGCAGCTCTTTCTTCTGCTATTCTTTGGATTGATTTGGACATTGTAATTTTGTTCATTGCCATTGTAGCAGGTTTTTTAGAGTGTTTTGGTCTAGGCTTTCTTAATCCTCCTCTTCTAACTGCTACTCTAGCTACAATTACTCCTTGTTTAGCTTTGTATCCTAAACTTCTTGCTCTGTCGATTCTTGTTGGTTTTTCAACTCTTACAACAGTAGGTTCTTTTCTCCAATCTTGCATTCTTGCCCATTGTAATCCTTTTACATAGGATTCGCTAGGTTTTTTCCAAGCTTCTTTAACATGTTTGTACATACTCATTTTATCTCCTTTTCATTTGTGTTTTACTTTATTGTTGCATATAATATAATTGGTTGTTGGAAGTTATTGTAATTGTTGTTTATGGGTTCAGCTCTTGCCACATGCCCGACGGGATTTGACTCCCGTTATTGTCTGTTGTTTTTATTTCTATCCTATATGTAATAATATGCCCATTATCTTGTATGGTATTTAGTATATTAATTTAACGGTTTATAGTTTATGTATGTTTTGAAATAGTTTGAAGATTGAGTATAAAGATTGACTATAATTCAGGGAGCTCCGAGCATACTATAATTATATAAACCAGTAGTATAAAACTAATAATATTATAAAATTATATATTAAAATTATTATGTTATTTTGGCATTATTTTTAGGATATAATTTTTTCTATTAAAAAAATTTATAGATATATTTATTTGGATGGTGAAAATATGAATAGTGATTATTATGATTATGACGCACTTTTAAAAAGGGCTGTTAGTCAGCTTCCAGAAGAAGTGTTTAAAGATGTTAGGTTTGAAGTTCCTCATGCAGATAGCTTCGTAGAAGGAAATAGAACTATGGTAAAGAACTTTGTAGATATTTCTAAGGTTATACGAAGAGAACCGCAATTTTTTGCAAAATATGTATTGAAGGAGCTCGGAACTGCGGGAGATGTTGAAGGTCCAAGATTGATATTACAGGGTAAATTTGGAAATTACATTATCAATTCAAAAATTAAGAAATTTGTAGATGAATATGTATTATGTCCAGAATGTGGAAAACCAGATACTAAAATAATTAAAGAAGGAAGAATTCACTTCCTTAAATGTATGGCTTGTGGTGCAATGAAGCCTATTAAATTAATTTAATATTATAGTATTATATTACTATTTTTTTATTTTTTTAGTTTCATGAATTGTTAATTGTAATACTAAATTTGGCGTTCTAAACAACTATAAATACCCATATTAGAACAAACTATTTTTATCAAATTTATTAAAAGTATAAAATTATTAAAATAAATGTGAGATTATGAAAGGATTTTGTTATCGGTGCGGTTATGAGGGGGAATTATTAGATGGATTATGCAATAAATGTTATTCCCAGCTTAATCCCTTATTTAACATAACCGATGAAGTTAGAATAGAAGCATGTCATATGTGTGGTTCATATAAACGAAAAAATTGGCAAGACCCACAAGAAAAAGAATTAGATGACATATTAACAGAAATGGCATATTATGCCGTAAAAGATAATATTAAAGTAAATAATAAAAATATAGATATGGAGATAATACCATTAGAGCCACAACAATTACCAGGGGGTAAAAAGTCAAGAGTGGTAGTCCCTACAAAAATAATTGCCGAAGGTAAATTATTGGATGAAAAAGAAAACAGAATAGAAGAAAAGGAAATTGTAGTTCATATTTTAATGGTGCAATGTCCAAGATGTTCGCGATATATGTCCAATTATTATGAGGCAATACTTCAAGTTAGGGCAATGAACAGGTATTTAACAGAGGAAGAGCGGGAAGAATTGGACAATTTTATAAGAGATGAAGTAGATAAAAGAATGAAAAAAG
The window above is part of the Methanococcus aeolicus Nankai-3 genome. Proteins encoded here:
- a CDS encoding NAD(P)-binding protein — translated: MKIAIVGGGTSGLLSALALEKEGHEVLVFEKNIIGGLCRSETIDGYTMDIGVHAITMLNDGPLVRILKKYSNYLPNFRPYGDYYVRTDDLYRIPVSMQEITTTPVIPKLDKVLITSKILDLMTSGFSKETSVYEVIQDINLSDESYNFFDTICYFLSGENTKKTPLWRLFTGAGYIPEDDIIPFIYKDLKINPLKLSIFKKFNRNRIKKILDDGFLVSIKHGSKNYINKFVNKDRYWSQGYPMGGVQSILNCILYSLDKIQIKMEEVNKIVENNNYNNKRNNKNTKSKILNKNKRYIIKTDKNEYYADIVIYSAPSRYLPDITNIEEIQNIKNDLKNIKYTKSLTVWIGHSENPLNYIGSEIWIDYPCWATCTSNYDKNLAPNGKHLLGFSFVNEKKENALNIIENKLNINLDNADMIHFQEYIPEQASCAIGQFFAYPKIRDDFYIVGTDADPRSMGITRASYSVEVMLSEFKNSFNNEITNNK
- a CDS encoding 50S ribosomal protein L15e — encoded protein: MSMYKHVKEAWKKPSESYVKGLQWARMQDWRKEPTVVRVEKPTRIDRARSLGYKAKQGVIVARVAVRRGGLRKPRPKHSKKPATMAMNKITMSKSIQRIAEERAAKRYPNLEVLNSYSVGEDGKRKWYEVILIDVNHPSIKNDSSYKNLCTGKHTNRVFRGLTSAGKKGRGLMNKGKGAEKVRPGIRANKKLGK
- the hpt gene encoding hypoxanthine/guanine phosphoribosyltransferase, with amino-acid sequence MKILERSLKTCPIVQRGEYTYFIHPISDGVPLIKPDLIREITTEIIKIGDLNVDKIITAEAMGIPLATAISLCTDIPYAIIRKREYKLDGEIAVHQETGYSKGELYLNGVNKGDKVIIVDDVLSTGGTIIALIEALRKAGAEIKDIICVIERGDGKKIVKEKTGHTVKTLMKIDVIDGKVVIL
- a CDS encoding fumarylacetoacetate hydrolase family protein — translated: MPLNINPSKIVCVGLNYVDHAKELNMELPKEPIIFLKPTSSIIYNDDKIIIPPQSNRVDYEVELAIVIGKKCKNIKKKDALNYIKGYTILNDITARDLQEKDGQWTRAKSFDTFCPIGPKIVKEGIDPNNLNIQLKVNGELKQKSNTHNMIFSIEEIVEFVSSIMALYPDDIISTGTPPNVGKLNKGDVVEAEIEGIGTLRNVVE
- a CDS encoding UPF0489 family protein, whose amino-acid sequence is MRILDLDLDFFLNKIVFWKKNNKRLNEKDYIPWKKDKLINFLENQCNLSKDNKIDGRIVKKHHEAFYFWNELINNNKLKTPFEVVHVDAHADLGMGDNSYDYIVGELLKIPPQKRNNPQYIDKYMNEGNYMAFAIANRWISKLTYITHPSGGNDILKEYLIDNEITNNIKLNNDEPVVEFEKIQGKDYIDNGKYFDYIVLSISPRYTPKSADKLIPVFKEYINEI
- the mvp gene encoding hyperpolarization-activated voltage-gated potassium channel, with amino-acid sequence MNRELHKKIYSPRIYRKIEFIVLLCTLEIIISFVISTYNPPYEALLFKLDFFSISFLTFEFIYRFVGSKNKTKFFKDKYNLIDAFVIVAFIMYLLEATLTHVIVSLRIINAVRVLMVLRAIKFKELRLSNETINFITIFTFSFILSCFIWLVEHEVNPGINNFGDAFYFTVVSLTTIGYGDITPMTSEGKLIIVLAVLYVISGLVSKAKGFLHEEHRLYYENKKIKKKIS
- a CDS encoding translation initiation factor IF-2 subunit beta, which gives rise to MNSDYYDYDALLKRAVSQLPEEVFKDVRFEVPHADSFVEGNRTMVKNFVDISKVIRREPQFFAKYVLKELGTAGDVEGPRLILQGKFGNYIINSKIKKFVDEYVLCPECGKPDTKIIKEGRIHFLKCMACGAMKPIKLI
- a CDS encoding LL-diaminopimelate aminotransferase; translation: MESYIQNLFAERIGGKNFGKDDVIYKFEKIKRAKMEAKAKYPDIELIDMGVGEPDEMADKEVIETLYNEAKKHENRGYADNGIDELKEAVAKYMKEVYGVDGIDPKTEVIHSMGSKPALAYITSVFINPGDVILMTVPGYPVSATHTEWYGGEVYNMPLLEENKFLPDLKSIPDDIKEKAKILYLNYPNNPTGAQATKEFYEEVVQFAKENNIIVVQDAAYGALTYNGEPLSFLSIDGAKDVGVEIHSFSKAYNMTGWRLAFVVGNDLIVSGFATVKDNFDSGQFIPIQKAGIYCLEHPEITERTRAKYERRLNKMVNLLNEVGFDAKMPGGTFYLYIKAPKGTKCGHIFNSGEEFSHYLIKEKLVSTVPWDDAGHFVRMAACFPAFKDGEVSEEEEDRILNEVKRRLSDVEFIFE